One region of Sylvia atricapilla isolate bSylAtr1 chromosome Z, bSylAtr1.pri, whole genome shotgun sequence genomic DNA includes:
- the BTF3 gene encoding transcription factor BTF3 — translation MKETIMNQEKLAKLQAQVRIGGKGTARRKKKVVHRTATADDKKLQFSLKKLGVNNISGIEEVNMFTNQGTVIHFNNPKVQASLAANTFTVTGHAETKQLTEMLPSILNQLGADSLTSLRRLAEALPKQSVDGKAPLATGEDDDDEVPDLVENFDEASKNEAN, via the exons ATGAAGGAGACCATCATGAACCAGGAGAAGCTGGCCAAGCTCCAGGCCCAAGTGCGCATCGGTGGCAAG ggTACTGCCCGTAGAAAGAAGAAGGTTGTTCACAGGACAGCTACAGCAGATGATAAAAAGCTTCAGTTTTCATTGAAGAAACTGGGAGTCAACAATATTTCTGGAATTGAAGAG gTGAACATGTTTACCAACCAAGGAACAGTCATTCACTTCAATAACCCCAAAGTCCAGGCGTCTCTGGCTGCCAACACCTTCACTGTCACCGGCCATGCTGAGACAAAGCAGCTGACAGAAATGCTGCCCAGCATCCTAAACCAGCTCGGAGCTGACAGCCTGACCAGCCTCAGGAGATTGGCAGAAGCCCTACCTAAACAAT CTGTGGATGGAAAAGCACCACTTGCTACTggtgaagatgatgatgatgaagtTCCAG ATCTCGTTGAAAACTTTGATGAAGCTTCGAAGAATGAGGCAAACTGA